GATTTCTTGGCGGCGAGTTGTGCTGAATCTGTCGGGATGCCGCTTTCGAATGGGTCGATGACTTCGAATCCCTCATCATTTGCGATGGGGATGGATAAGTTATGCGTGAGTGAAACGACGCGGTCAGCGTAAGGGACTTCATTTTCGAGGCGTTTTGAAAGTCGGTCGATGGCGCTTAAAACTTCGGGCGCAAAAACATCGTTAGCACGGACCATCACCATATAGCCGTCATCGCTGCCGAAAACGTCATTGAAGTGCGCCTGGTCGATTTTGACTTTGTCCCAGTCGTCGAACCATTCTTCTTCGCTGGCTGTCATTTGTAGTTGCGGAAGCCCGAGGCATGCGGCGAGAGTCACAAGAATTGTTGCGAGTAAAATTAGCCAACGGAATTTGACTTGAAAACGCCCCAGACGGGCGAAAACTTTATTAACTCGAGAAACTTGCATATTTCCTCCCCAAAAATTTTGCCCGAAAATAACATAACGAGTTTTGTTTTTCTACTCCATTCGGACGCGGAAAAAACTGCAATGCATATATATCTGGTTTTAAAGTTAAACAAGGCTAAACTGCGTCTAATTGGAGTAGAATTTTTCGCGGGAATTTTCAAGTTTTGGCGACCATGAGAACTACTGGTAAAAAATCTTCGAATACATTGGTGCGTGACCTCGTGAATGTGGGCATTTTTGGTGCACTTTACCTTGTTCTTTCTGGACTTGGAGCGAGTATCGGTTTTATTCCTGCGTTTATTGTGGTTTCCACATGCGCGGTGAGCTTGGTGACGAGCGTCCCGCTATTCCTTTTCTTTTCGAAAGTAGAAAGACCTTTACTTTGCTGCGTGCTAATCTGCACCCTTTTCGGCGTTGTCATGATGTTCTCTGGTCATGGAATATCCTATGGCTTGCTTTGCGTGATGTATGGCGTTTTGGCGGGTCTTTGCTTAAAGCTGTTCCATAAAAATTTTGTGGGTTGCCTGCTTGCCAATGTGATGATTAGCTTTGTGCCTTCTTCGATGATGATTCCGCTTTGGTCCTCGACCGAAGAATATTTGGCATATTGCAGTTCTGTTTGTGATAGCGCCTATATCGCTCACTTGGCGGAACTCTCGAGTAGTTATTGGCCTTTGATTGGACTTTTTGGATTTGGTGCCGCAGGCGCTGTGGTGGGTGGCTTCATTGCTCGTCGCATGATGAAAAAGCATTTTGAACGCATCGGACTTGCAAAATGATGTCATTGCACGTAGTGCATGACTGTCGGTTCGGTTATGGACAAGCTGCAGCTTGTCCGCAACTCTCACCTTTTACGTCATTGCGAGGAACGAAGTGACGAAGCAATCTAGGAATCTTGCGTTTGCATTAGATCCGCGTACAAAATTGTTTTTAGCGGCGGTGGCAAATGGTATGATTTTTTCCGCTCCGCTAGTCTATAGCTTGTTGATGGTTGTTGTAGCGTCTATTTTGCTGTTGCTTGAGGGAAAGTGGAAATTTGTTTGCACTTTCTTTTTTGTTTATTTGTGTGCCGGCTTTTTCTTTGGTCAGGCGAAAAATTTGGATATCGGTACTTCGGGTACGATTATTCTTGCGTCGTTGTTCTTAATGTACCGTATTATGCCGGCCTGCGCTGTGCTTTATTATGTGATAACAACTACCAAGGTCAATGAATTTTT
This genomic stretch from Fibrobacter sp. UWB16 harbors:
- a CDS encoding MptD family putative ECF transporter S component → MRTTGKKSSNTLVRDLVNVGIFGALYLVLSGLGASIGFIPAFIVVSTCAVSLVTSVPLFLFFSKVERPLLCCVLICTLFGVVMMFSGHGISYGLLCVMYGVLAGLCLKLFHKNFVGCLLANVMISFVPSSMMIPLWSSTEEYLAYCSSVCDSAYIAHLAELSSSYWPLIGLFGFGAAGAVVGGFIARRMMKKHFERIGLAK